The following nucleotide sequence is from Streptomyces leeuwenhoekii.
ACGCCCATGTGGTCCTGGAGGAACCCCCGGCGCGGCCCGCCTCCCCCGTGCCCGGGCGGCCGGTTCCGGTGCCGGTGAGCGCGCGCACCGCGCGGGCCCTGCGGGAGGCGGCCCGGCGGCTGCGGGACCATCTCGCGGCACACCCGGAGCTGTCCGCGGCCGACGTCCACACCACGCTCGCGCTCGGCCGCCCGCACCACGCCCACCGCACGGTGGCGCACGGGCGGACGGCGGCCGAACTGGCCGCGTCCCTGGACGGCTTCCTCCGGTCGCCGCGGCCCTCCGCCGCCGCCGCGCCGGGGCCGCTGGTCTTCGCCTTCTCCGGGCAGGGCGCGGCCGTGGCGGGCATGGCGCGCGACCTGTACGCCCACGTCCCCGCAGTACGGGAGGTGCTGGACACCTGCGAGGAGATCCACCGGAGCGCCGCCCGCACCAGCCTGCTCGACGTCCTGCTCGACACCGGCGGCGCGCCGCTGACCGGCCCGGTCGCCCAGCCCGCCCAGTTCGCCCTCCAGGCGGCGCTGGCGGCGCTGTGGCGGGAGTGCGGCATCGAGCCCGCCCTCACGCTCGGGCACAGTCTCGGCGAGATCGCCGCCCTGTACGCGGCCGGTGCGTTCCCGCTCGCCGACGGACTGCGGTTCGTGATCGCGCGGGGGCGGCTCATGGCCGAGGGCACCCGCCCGGGGCGGATGCTCGCGGTCGCCGCCGACGCCGCGGCGGTACGCGCCGTCTGCCACGGGCCGGTGGAGATCGCCGCGGTCAACGGCCCCCGCTCGGTGGTGCTGTCCGGTCCGCCGGACGCCGTCGAGGAGGCGGGCCGGGCCCTTGAGGCGCGCGGGATCGTCAGCCGTCCGCTGGCGGTGGACCGGGCCTTCCACTCCGCGCTGATCGACCCGGTGCTGCCCGAGCTGCGCGCGGCGGCCGCCGCCGTGGACTTCGCCCCGCTGCGTCTGCCCTGCGCGGACGGCGTGCGGGGGGAGGTGCTGCCCGCGGGAACGGTCCTGGACGCCGGCCATCTGGTGCGCCAGGCCCGCCGGCCGGTCCTGTTCGACGCGGCGCTCGCAAGCGTGCGCGCGCTGGGGCACCGGGAGTTCCTGGAACTGGGCCCGGCCGATCCGCTGGCCCGCATGGGGCGGGCGGCGCTGCCGGACACGTGGTGGACCGCGAGCCCGGTCGCGGGCACGGACGGCGTCCGGGCGTGGTGGGAGGCGGCCTCGGCGCTGTACCGGCGCGGTTTCACGCCTCGCTGGCAGGCGGCCGGGGTGCCGGGGCGGAGGGTGCCGCTGCCCGGCTACCCCTTCGAGCGGGTGCGGTACGCGGCGCCCGCGCTCCCCGAGCCCGCCCCCGGCGGCCTCGTGGTGCCCCCGCCGGTGGCCGGAGGCGCCGCTCCGGCGGGTTCGGCGGGGCGGGCGGCCCCGGTGGCCGGTGACCGCCCGGCCGTGGCCGCCGCCGGTCCGGCCGCGTCCCTGGCTGGCCGCCAACTGGCGGCGATGGGCCGGATGTTCGATGACGTTCACGAGCTGATGACCGCGCAACTGCGTGTCCTGTCCGGTCCGTCCGCCGTCGCGGACGGACCGGGCGGGGCCCGCGGGGAGCGGAGGAAGGAGAGCACCCGTGCTCGCTGAGGAGCCGCTGCTGCTCACCCTCGACTACCCCGGGTACCGCAAGGAGGCCCGCATCGCCGATCTGGGCCTGGCGGACCACGGGGTGCGGACCGTGGAGCTGCTGCGCCGGCCGCTGCCGCGGGCCGCCACCGGACCGGCCTACGCCGCGCGGCTGCTGGCCGGACGCCCGGCCGGGGGCGGTCCGGTGGCCGCCGTCGCGGCGTACTGCGCGTCGGCGCCGCTGGCCTTCGAGGTGGCCGCCGCGCTGGCGGGGCCGGACGGCCCGTCGCTGATCGTGCTCTTCGACGCCGAGGGGACCACGGCCGACGCGGTCGCCGGCAGCTACCGCGAGGCGCTGGCGCAGCTCGGGGTGGACGTCGGGGAGGACGAGGTGCGCGCCCGGGTGGACCCGTCCCTGCTCGCCTCGGCACCGGACCGGCTGGTCGCGGACCTCGTGGACGGCCTCGAACGGGAGGCCGCCGCCGCCCTGCGGGGCATGGGCGGCAGCGCGCGGGAGGCGGCGGACGGTGCCGCCCGCCTGGCCGGCACCTATGCCGACTGGCTGAGCCATCTGGTGGCGGCGCACCACTGCGTCACGTCGGCCTGGACCGGGCGCGTGGTGCACGTGAGGTCGGCCGAGGCGCGTCCCGGCGCGTTCTCCCACGCGGCCGGCGAGCGGCAGGAGGTGCGGGTGGACTGCGACCGGGCCGAGCTGCTGCGCCGTCCGCAGGCCCGGGCCGCGCTGCTCGGCGCGCTGCGGGAGGGCGTCCGGTAGCGGGCCCCGCGCGAGCCCGCCGGGTCCGGCCCGCGGCTGCCGCGTACGAACGCCCCGCCGGGCCCGGAGGGACGGCGGGGCGGGCGGTCAGGTGCGCGGGGCGGGCGCGCGGGCCCCGGCGCGGTCGCCGCCCGGCACGGCGGCCGGCGCCGCCTCCGGTTCGCCGCCGCCGACGCGGGCGTACCCCACCGCCACGGCGATCAGGGCGCAGATCAGGGCGAGCGCGCCGGGGTCGAAGGAGCCGTGGAACGCGGTCTCCGCGAGGTAGGTGGCGCCGGGCAGGGTGGTCAGGAGCACCATCGACACCATGGGGTCGGTGCGCTGGAGCCCGGCCTGGAGCAGGAACAGCGGGAGCGTGACGGCGAGCAGGCCGGTGACGAGCGTGCCCGTCGGGTCCGTCGTCCACGCCCCGTCGGTCCCCCCGGTGACGACCAGCAGCCCCGCCCCGCACAGGTAGGTCAGATGGAAGCGGTGGGCGGTCACGTGCACCGGGTCGACCCCCCGCCGTCCCAGCTCGGCGGAGATCAGGGCGAGCACGGCCGCCCCCGCGCCCGCCACCAGCACCAGGGCGAGCCCCCGTACGGCGGCGTCGGCCGCGAGGCCGTGGGAGCCGGTGAACCGCACGCCGCAGCCGACCCCGAGCAGGACGAGGACGGCTGCCGCCGCCCAGCCCCGCCACGGGACGCGCCGCGCGAAGCGGGTCAGGCCGAGCAGCGCGAGCACGGCCGGCCCGATCGCGGTCTCCACGCCGGTCGCCAGGGCGGACGGGATCCAGGTCAGCGAGGCGTAGAAGCTGAGGAACGTCACGGCCGTGACCAC
It contains:
- a CDS encoding type I polyketide synthase, with the translated sequence MTAPAERELARRVGAAVAEVLGREPDPDTPFFDLGLTSLMLVRVRLRLERELDRPLGDATLFEHSSVAALTAHLVATGEPGAGSPAAPAAAPAPDGRVAVVGMAARLPGADDVERFWRNLRDGVCGVRAFAPGGREGRVPVGGVLDGAELFDAAYFGMSAREAELTDPAHRLFLECCAHALEDGGYAGPDHGLRVGVYAGGGMNLYGPRLPYYARHGMGFGDPSADTAREMQGLIGGQYDFLASRAAYRLGLTGAAVGVQTACSTGLVAVHLAVQSLLAGENDLALAGAAAVHLPQDGGYAHDPEFILSPSGVCRAFDAASDGTVGGNGVAVVLLKRLDRALADGDHVHAVILGSAVTNDGAAKAGFTAPGVQGHAEAARLALARAGVAPETVGYVEAHGTGTALGDPVEFEALSRAYRPADGRTGFCALGSVKPSVGHLDTCAGMAGLLKTVLMLRHGVIVPTVNATRPSPRLPWDASPFRLATQAREWRTEGGAPRRAGVSALGFGGTNAHVVLEEPPARPASPVPGRPVPVPVSARTARALREAARRLRDHLAAHPELSAADVHTTLALGRPHHAHRTVAHGRTAAELAASLDGFLRSPRPSAAAAPGPLVFAFSGQGAAVAGMARDLYAHVPAVREVLDTCEEIHRSAARTSLLDVLLDTGGAPLTGPVAQPAQFALQAALAALWRECGIEPALTLGHSLGEIAALYAAGAFPLADGLRFVIARGRLMAEGTRPGRMLAVAADAAAVRAVCHGPVEIAAVNGPRSVVLSGPPDAVEEAGRALEARGIVSRPLAVDRAFHSALIDPVLPELRAAAAAVDFAPLRLPCADGVRGEVLPAGTVLDAGHLVRQARRPVLFDAALASVRALGHREFLELGPADPLARMGRAALPDTWWTASPVAGTDGVRAWWEAASALYRRGFTPRWQAAGVPGRRVPLPGYPFERVRYAAPALPEPAPGGLVVPPPVAGGAAPAGSAGRAAPVAGDRPAVAAAGPAASLAGRQLAAMGRMFDDVHELMTAQLRVLSGPSAVADGPGGARGERRKESTRAR